The Prochlorococcus marinus str. MIT 9301 genome window below encodes:
- the dnaN gene encoding DNA polymerase III subunit beta: protein MEIICNQNELNNAIQLVSKAVASRPTHPILANILLTADQGTNKISVTGFDLNLGIQTSFDGTIKNSGAITIPSKLLSEIVNKLPNETPVSLEVEENSDNILIKSDRGSFNLKGIPSDEYPNLPFVESGTSLNIDPSSFLKALKSTIFASSNDDSKQLLTGVNFTFKPNYLESASTDGHRLAVALIGNEEDIENKENLSSNVDNLSVTIPNRSLREIEKLVSLRSSEKSIKLFYDKGQVVFISSNQIITTRTLEGTYPNYSQLIPDSFSKILNFNTKKLIDALERIAVLADQQSSVVKIKLDDTDLASISADAQDIGNANESIPVSYSGENFDIAFNVRYLLEGLKVIASENVLLKCNIATTPAVFVPEDNLNSFTYLVMPVQVRS, encoded by the coding sequence ATGGAAATTATTTGTAATCAAAATGAATTAAATAATGCTATACAACTAGTAAGCAAGGCAGTTGCTTCAAGGCCAACGCATCCAATTCTTGCAAACATACTTTTAACAGCTGACCAAGGAACTAATAAAATAAGCGTCACAGGATTTGATTTAAATTTAGGAATTCAAACTTCTTTTGATGGAACTATTAAAAATAGTGGAGCAATTACGATACCTTCAAAACTTTTATCCGAAATAGTAAATAAATTACCTAATGAAACTCCTGTTTCTCTAGAAGTAGAAGAGAATTCAGATAACATCCTAATAAAAAGTGACAGAGGTTCTTTTAATCTAAAAGGGATACCCTCTGATGAATACCCCAATTTACCATTTGTTGAAAGCGGCACTTCTTTGAATATTGATCCTAGTTCTTTTTTAAAGGCTTTGAAATCTACCATTTTTGCCAGTAGTAATGATGATTCAAAGCAACTACTCACAGGTGTCAATTTTACCTTCAAACCAAATTATTTGGAGTCTGCTTCTACAGATGGCCATAGATTGGCTGTAGCTTTAATTGGTAATGAAGAAGATATTGAAAATAAAGAAAACTTATCTTCAAATGTTGATAATTTATCGGTAACCATCCCAAATAGATCATTAAGAGAAATTGAAAAACTAGTATCCTTGAGAAGCTCAGAAAAATCAATTAAGCTTTTCTATGACAAAGGTCAAGTAGTATTTATATCTTCTAATCAAATAATTACTACAAGAACCTTAGAAGGTACTTATCCTAATTATTCACAATTAATTCCTGATTCTTTTTCAAAAATTCTTAATTTTAATACAAAAAAATTAATTGATGCTTTAGAAAGAATTGCTGTTTTAGCTGATCAGCAAAGTAGTGTTGTAAAGATTAAATTAGATGATACAGATTTAGCTTCAATCAGCGCAGATGCTCAAGACATTGGAAATGCAAATGAATCAATACCTGTTTCTTATTCTGGAGAAAATTTTGATATTGCATTTAACGTAAGATATTTGTTAGAAGGTTTAAAAGTTATTGCTTCTGAAAATGTACTTTTAAAATGTAATATTGCAACTACTCCAGCTGTTTTTGTACCAGAAGATAATCTTAATTCTTTTACTTATCTAGTTATGCCTGTGCAGGTTCGTTCTTAA
- a CDS encoding PRC-barrel domain-containing protein, whose product MKLPKEILLSELLNYSVKGNMVLNYGNGENVWMHPPVHRILGWYSRPSNLGLKRNVWRLNQISQIIDNEIYVKGDPAISDLATLNRFPTLIEANLININGSKIGVIADFLFEIKTGTIKYYLVSRSNPKIPGSSRWKLTIDNIIDQQPGLVFCESNSLDDLSLIKSSIKNEFMQKGKKIFDRFDDMKNIASNRLEEWLEEDEDISQNLDFKQKSFYNNDRTPISSSEKKEDDPWI is encoded by the coding sequence TTGAAATTACCTAAAGAAATTTTATTAAGTGAATTACTAAATTATAGTGTTAAGGGTAATATGGTCCTTAATTATGGAAATGGTGAAAATGTTTGGATGCACCCTCCGGTTCACCGGATTCTAGGATGGTACTCTCGTCCTTCAAATTTAGGTTTAAAAAGAAATGTTTGGCGATTAAATCAAATTTCTCAAATAATAGATAATGAAATTTATGTCAAAGGCGATCCTGCTATTTCGGATTTAGCAACTTTAAATAGGTTCCCTACTTTAATAGAAGCTAATCTTATTAATATAAATGGATCAAAAATAGGAGTCATTGCAGATTTTTTATTTGAAATAAAAACGGGAACAATTAAATATTACTTGGTTTCTAGATCTAATCCTAAGATTCCAGGTTCTAGTAGATGGAAATTGACTATTGATAATATTATAGATCAACAACCGGGATTGGTATTCTGTGAAAGTAATTCTTTAGATGATTTATCTTTAATAAAATCAAGTATTAAAAATGAATTTATGCAAAAAGGGAAAAAAATTTTTGATAGATTTGATGATATGAAAAATATTGCTTCTAATAGATTAGAGGAATGGCTTGAAGAAGATGAAGATATTAGCCAAAACTTAGATTTTAAACAAAAAAGTTTTTATAATAATGACAGAACACCTATCTCGTCTAGTGAAAAAAAAGAAGATGACCCTTGGATATAA
- the purL gene encoding phosphoribosylformylglycinamidine synthase subunit PurL: MINQENNDLYDLNEALQVENLTLNDYEEICKRLKKKPNRTELGMFGVMWSEHCCYRNSKPLLSKFPTKGKNVLVGPGENAGVIDVGNNQKLVFKIESHNHPSAIEPFQGAATGVGGILRDIFTMGARPIAVLNSLRFGNLDKSSNVDLLRGVVSGIAHYGNCVGVPTVGGEIDFDDSYSGNPLVNVMALGLLETEEIVCSGAKNVGSPVLYVGNTTGRDGVGGASFASSELTTTSLDDRPAVQVGDPFVEKSLIEACLDAFKTGDVIAAQDMGAAGLTCSSAEMAANGNLGISIDLDLVPSREDDMSSYQYLLSESQERMLFVVKEEKINDLIEKFNKWGLYASVIGEVIGTNEVIISHKGKIVAQIPTSALSDDTPVNFHNVINNPPDDLLNKWEWKENDLPEIHEQKIFSLKENKKFSFQEIILKLLSNPSIASKRWIYKQYDSQVQANTVFKPGKSDAAVVRLREQYKKNKSKVFSGVAASVDCNSRWVALDPFRGSIAAVAESARNVSCVGAEPVAITNNLNFSSPESEIGYWQLSSSCNGITEACKALETPVTGGNVSLYNESKNKDNLITPINPTPVIGMVGKIDNIEKAISCEWKNIDDQIWLIGSYKSDTTIAASSYLEYFHGEITGRPPKIDLLDEKFCQSFLRNAILNSLVVSSHDISDGGLAIALAESCILSAKGATIELKKDINREDNLLFAEGGSRIIFSINKIKQNEWLNYLKQNQINFPSSVYVKKIGHVSSETLKINIQDKNICNIRVEELSEKFNNSISDYF; the protein is encoded by the coding sequence ATGATAAATCAAGAAAATAATGATCTATATGATCTTAATGAAGCACTACAAGTTGAAAATTTAACACTTAATGATTACGAAGAAATTTGCAAAAGATTAAAGAAAAAACCTAACAGAACAGAATTAGGCATGTTTGGCGTTATGTGGTCCGAACATTGTTGTTATAGAAATTCAAAACCTTTACTATCTAAGTTTCCCACTAAAGGTAAAAATGTTTTAGTTGGACCTGGAGAAAATGCTGGAGTTATTGATGTTGGAAATAATCAAAAACTTGTTTTTAAAATAGAAAGTCATAATCATCCTTCTGCTATTGAACCTTTTCAAGGAGCAGCAACAGGGGTAGGAGGAATTCTAAGAGATATATTTACAATGGGTGCAAGGCCCATTGCAGTCTTGAATTCATTGAGATTCGGCAATCTTGATAAATCATCAAATGTTGATTTACTACGAGGAGTTGTATCCGGTATTGCACATTATGGAAATTGCGTAGGTGTGCCGACTGTTGGAGGTGAAATTGACTTTGATGATAGTTACTCTGGAAATCCTTTAGTGAATGTTATGGCTTTAGGACTTTTAGAGACCGAAGAAATCGTTTGTTCTGGAGCTAAAAATGTAGGATCACCAGTCTTATATGTTGGTAATACAACTGGCAGAGATGGTGTTGGTGGTGCTAGTTTTGCTAGTTCAGAATTAACTACAACTTCATTGGATGATAGACCTGCAGTTCAGGTAGGTGATCCATTTGTTGAGAAAAGTCTTATTGAAGCTTGTTTGGATGCTTTCAAGACAGGGGATGTTATTGCAGCTCAAGATATGGGTGCTGCAGGTTTAACATGCAGTAGCGCGGAAATGGCTGCAAATGGAAATTTAGGGATTTCAATTGATTTAGATTTGGTCCCTTCCAGAGAAGATGATATGTCTTCATACCAATATTTATTATCTGAATCGCAAGAAAGAATGTTGTTTGTCGTTAAAGAAGAAAAAATTAATGATCTTATTGAAAAATTTAATAAATGGGGATTATATGCCAGTGTTATTGGTGAAGTGATAGGAACTAATGAGGTAATTATTTCTCATAAAGGTAAAATTGTGGCTCAAATACCTACTTCTGCCTTATCTGATGATACTCCTGTAAATTTCCATAATGTGATTAATAACCCACCCGACGATCTTTTAAATAAATGGGAATGGAAAGAAAATGATTTACCAGAAATTCATGAGCAAAAAATATTTTCATTGAAGGAAAATAAGAAATTTTCTTTTCAAGAAATCATTTTAAAACTACTTTCTAATCCATCAATAGCTTCTAAACGATGGATTTATAAACAATATGACTCTCAAGTTCAAGCAAATACAGTTTTTAAACCTGGAAAATCAGATGCAGCCGTAGTAAGACTAAGGGAACAATATAAAAAAAATAAAAGTAAAGTATTTTCTGGTGTCGCTGCTTCAGTTGATTGCAATAGTAGATGGGTTGCGCTTGATCCTTTTAGAGGATCTATCGCTGCCGTTGCAGAGTCCGCTAGAAACGTTAGTTGTGTTGGTGCTGAACCTGTAGCAATTACAAATAATTTAAATTTTTCTTCCCCTGAGAGTGAAATAGGATATTGGCAACTCTCATCTTCATGTAATGGAATTACAGAAGCTTGTAAAGCTTTAGAAACTCCTGTTACAGGAGGTAATGTATCTTTATATAATGAATCTAAAAACAAAGATAATCTAATTACTCCTATCAATCCTACTCCTGTTATTGGAATGGTTGGAAAGATAGATAATATCGAAAAAGCTATAAGTTGTGAATGGAAAAATATTGATGATCAAATCTGGTTAATTGGCTCCTATAAATCAGATACGACAATTGCAGCTAGTTCTTATTTGGAATATTTTCATGGAGAAATTACTGGTCGGCCTCCAAAAATAGATTTGTTGGATGAAAAGTTTTGCCAGAGTTTTTTAAGAAATGCGATTTTAAATAGTCTTGTAGTTTCTTCTCACGATATTAGCGATGGCGGTTTAGCTATAGCTTTAGCAGAGTCTTGTATTTTATCTGCAAAAGGTGCAACGATAGAATTAAAAAAAGATATAAACAGAGAAGATAATTTATTGTTTGCAGAAGGAGGTTCTAGAATTATTTTTTCAATAAACAAAATTAAACAAAATGAATGGCTTAATTATTTAAAACAAAATCAAATAAACTTTCCATCAAGTGTATATGTAAAAAAAATAGGACATGTGTCTAGTGAAACTCTTAAGATAAATATCCAAGATAAAAATATTTGCAATATTAGGGTTGAGGAATTATCTGAAAAATTTAATAATAGTATTTCAGATTACTTTTAA
- the purF gene encoding amidophosphoribosyltransferase, translating to MCGIVGIVSSDDVNQQIYDSLLLLQHRGQDSTGIATMENTVFHIHKAKGQVNTAYRTRDMRNLIGKIGLGHVRYATKGSAESVEEAQPFYVNAPYGIVLIHNGNLTNTRVLEKQLFNIDKRHTNSSSDTEMLLNVFATELQEQIHNQELEPDIIFSAVKSLHKRIQGSYASIALISGHGLLAFRDPFGIRPLVIGKRFSLTTKKEEWMVASESLVLENNDYQVVRDVDPGEAVFINLNGEFFSKQCSENPMLFPCSFEYVYLARPDSIMNGISVYKARLKMGDYLAETIKQTINSGDVDVVMPIPDSSRPAAMQVARQLGIEYREGFFKNRYVGRTFIMPGQQKRKKSVRQKLNAMSAEFKNKNVLIVDDSIVRGTTSKEIVQMAKDAGANKVFFTSAAPPVRFPHVYGINMPNRDELIAHDRTIAEIADHLSIDNLVYQSVESLRKSIISDSPIQDLEMSCFTGSYVTGTVNQEYLNWVENEYKS from the coding sequence ATGTGCGGAATAGTTGGAATCGTTTCTTCAGATGATGTAAATCAGCAAATTTACGATAGTCTTTTGCTTTTGCAGCATAGAGGTCAAGATTCAACAGGTATAGCTACAATGGAAAATACTGTTTTCCATATACATAAGGCTAAAGGTCAGGTTAATACTGCTTATAGAACGAGAGATATGAGGAATTTAATCGGCAAAATTGGATTGGGTCATGTTAGGTATGCAACAAAAGGATCAGCAGAAAGTGTAGAAGAAGCACAGCCTTTTTATGTTAATGCTCCTTATGGAATTGTTTTGATACATAATGGAAATTTGACGAACACTAGAGTTCTAGAAAAACAATTATTTAATATTGATAAAAGGCATACAAATTCTTCAAGTGATACTGAAATGTTGTTAAATGTATTTGCGACAGAATTACAAGAACAAATTCATAATCAAGAATTAGAACCTGATATTATTTTTAGTGCCGTTAAATCTTTACATAAAAGAATTCAGGGATCATATGCTTCAATTGCATTAATTTCAGGACATGGTTTATTAGCATTCAGAGATCCCTTCGGTATTAGGCCTTTAGTCATAGGAAAAAGATTTTCGTTAACTACAAAAAAAGAAGAGTGGATGGTTGCTAGCGAATCTCTAGTTCTTGAGAATAACGATTATCAAGTAGTGAGAGACGTAGATCCTGGAGAAGCTGTTTTTATAAATCTTAATGGTGAGTTTTTTTCTAAGCAATGTTCTGAAAATCCAATGTTATTTCCTTGTTCTTTTGAATATGTTTATTTAGCTAGACCAGATTCAATAATGAATGGAATTTCAGTATATAAAGCTCGCTTAAAGATGGGAGATTATTTGGCAGAAACAATAAAACAGACAATTAATTCTGGAGACGTTGATGTAGTTATGCCTATTCCTGATTCTTCTAGACCTGCTGCAATGCAAGTTGCAAGACAGTTAGGGATTGAATATAGGGAGGGTTTTTTTAAAAACAGATATGTTGGCCGAACATTCATAATGCCTGGTCAACAGAAACGTAAGAAATCTGTAAGACAAAAGTTAAATGCAATGAGCGCAGAGTTTAAAAATAAAAATGTATTAATTGTTGATGACTCGATAGTAAGAGGTACCACTTCAAAAGAAATTGTCCAGATGGCTAAAGATGCAGGAGCAAATAAGGTTTTCTTCACATCAGCAGCCCCTCCTGTTCGTTTTCCTCATGTTTATGGAATTAATATGCCGAATAGAGATGAATTAATAGCTCATGACAGAACAATAGCTGAAATTGCTGATCATCTTTCAATTGATAACCTTGTTTATCAAAGTGTTGAAAGTTTACGGAAATCTATAATAAGTGATTCTCCTATTCAGGATTTGGAGATGAGTTGCTTTACCGGGTCTTATGTAACCGGAACAGTAAATCAAGAATACTTAAATTGGGTTGAAAATGAATATAAATCTTAG
- a CDS encoding DNA gyrase/topoisomerase IV subunit A, which yields MDKKNFTSISLQEEMQRSYLEYAMSVIVGRALPDARDGLKPVQRRILFAMYELGLTPDKPFRKCARVVGDVLGKYHPHGDQAVYDALVRLVQDFSTKYPTLDGHGNFGSVDNDPPAAMRYTETRLASIAHKGFLEEIGSETVSFSNNFDGSQTEPDVLPAQLPFLLLNGSSGIAVGMATNIPPHNLGEIVDSLVALVKNNDISNKKLSKIIQGPDFPTGGELIHSAAIEELYETGKGSLTIRGVINMEEVNLGKGKHKKNALIITELPYQISKAGWIEKLAELVNSGKIHGISDIRDESDRDGMRIVIELKKDSNSELVISNLYKKTTLQTNFGAIFLALIKGKPVQLSLKKYLNFFLEFREETIRKRTFYFLKNTLEKLEILEGLSKATKNIKKVVAIIEESENSVEAKSKLIKNFFLSEKQASSVLDMPLRKLTNLEKNQIDNEIINLEEKKSYFQKLLNERELLLELLIEELLILKKKYNVKRKTKVIKNINQNKELENLNNQILEEFINKKTKLCIDNRLYLKKMILGNYKKSFEVVNKFIDNKNIQKFICNIEKNIKLIGITNTGKVFNIDWESNVNNDYKLDNKILGNIHPSEIINFHSIKKEIKNYLCILNSDGRFKKVLFDEDMIKSNRSFTITKLKNNLKTIDSFISNKNKDLIILTSIGRIFRFNLSNKILTPTSKQSQGLILAKLLPSETIVSCCPFDNGENIFLISRQGKIFCINSNEIYYSNEYSLGYLNEKTQLKNDCFFKIVTSNHYLDIETNKNKSARLDLNKLNFKPNKSKFLIDFLNLDKDEYLENCFRLENFID from the coding sequence ATGGATAAGAAAAACTTCACTTCTATCTCACTTCAAGAAGAAATGCAACGTTCTTATTTGGAGTATGCAATGAGCGTAATAGTTGGACGTGCTCTACCCGATGCAAGAGACGGCCTTAAGCCTGTGCAAAGAAGAATACTATTTGCAATGTACGAGTTAGGTTTAACACCTGATAAGCCATTTAGAAAGTGTGCGAGAGTTGTAGGAGATGTACTTGGAAAGTACCATCCTCATGGAGATCAGGCAGTATATGATGCATTAGTAAGGCTAGTACAAGATTTTTCTACAAAATATCCTACTCTTGACGGCCATGGAAATTTTGGATCTGTAGATAACGATCCGCCAGCAGCAATGAGATATACTGAAACCAGATTAGCTTCGATAGCTCATAAAGGTTTTCTTGAAGAAATTGGATCAGAAACAGTAAGTTTTTCGAATAACTTTGACGGTTCTCAAACAGAACCAGATGTTCTTCCGGCCCAACTTCCATTTTTATTGTTAAACGGCTCATCAGGTATTGCTGTCGGCATGGCAACAAACATACCCCCTCACAACCTAGGCGAAATTGTAGATAGCTTAGTTGCTTTAGTAAAAAATAATGATATTAGTAATAAAAAACTTTCTAAAATTATTCAAGGACCTGATTTTCCTACTGGAGGAGAGCTAATTCATAGTGCAGCAATAGAAGAACTTTATGAAACAGGAAAAGGATCTTTAACAATAAGAGGAGTTATAAATATGGAAGAAGTAAATTTAGGCAAAGGTAAACATAAAAAGAATGCGCTAATAATTACAGAACTTCCTTACCAAATTAGTAAAGCAGGTTGGATTGAAAAACTCGCAGAACTTGTCAATTCAGGTAAAATTCATGGAATCTCTGATATTAGAGACGAAAGCGATAGAGATGGAATGAGAATTGTAATAGAGCTAAAAAAAGATTCTAATTCTGAACTTGTTATTTCTAATTTATATAAAAAAACAACTCTTCAAACAAACTTTGGTGCGATATTCTTAGCTTTAATTAAAGGCAAGCCTGTACAATTAAGCCTAAAAAAATATCTCAACTTTTTTCTCGAATTTAGAGAAGAAACAATTAGAAAAAGAACTTTTTATTTTCTAAAAAACACTCTTGAAAAACTAGAAATATTAGAAGGTTTATCTAAAGCCACAAAAAACATAAAAAAAGTTGTAGCAATTATTGAAGAATCAGAAAATTCTGTAGAAGCTAAATCGAAATTAATTAAAAATTTTTTCCTAAGTGAAAAACAAGCAAGTTCAGTTTTAGATATGCCACTAAGAAAATTAACAAATCTAGAAAAGAATCAAATTGATAATGAAATAATAAATTTGGAAGAAAAAAAGAGTTATTTTCAAAAATTATTAAACGAAAGAGAATTATTACTCGAATTACTTATAGAAGAGCTATTAATCTTAAAGAAGAAATACAATGTTAAACGTAAAACAAAAGTAATTAAAAATATCAATCAAAATAAAGAACTAGAAAATCTCAATAATCAGATATTAGAGGAATTCATAAATAAAAAAACTAAATTATGCATTGACAATAGACTTTACTTAAAGAAAATGATTTTAGGTAATTACAAGAAATCATTTGAAGTTGTAAATAAATTTATAGATAATAAAAATATTCAAAAATTTATATGCAATATTGAAAAAAATATAAAATTAATTGGCATCACAAATACAGGAAAAGTTTTTAATATTGATTGGGAGTCAAATGTAAATAATGACTATAAATTAGACAATAAAATACTTGGAAATATTCATCCTAGTGAAATAATAAACTTTCATTCAATTAAAAAAGAAATTAAAAATTATTTATGCATCTTGAATTCAGATGGAAGATTTAAAAAAGTATTATTTGATGAAGATATGATTAAAAGTAATAGATCTTTCACAATTACAAAATTAAAAAATAATTTAAAAACAATTGATTCATTTATTTCTAATAAAAACAAAGATTTAATAATTTTAACCTCGATAGGAAGAATTTTTAGATTTAATTTATCAAATAAAATTTTAACGCCAACTTCTAAACAATCCCAAGGATTAATACTCGCAAAACTTTTACCAAGTGAAACAATCGTATCTTGTTGTCCATTTGATAATGGAGAAAATATTTTTTTAATATCTAGACAAGGAAAAATTTTTTGTATAAATAGTAATGAAATTTATTATTCCAATGAATACAGCTTGGGTTACTTAAATGAAAAAACCCAACTTAAAAACGATTGCTTCTTTAAAATAGTAACAAGTAACCATTATCTTGATATTGAAACTAATAAAAATAAATCTGCAAGATTAGACCTAAATAAATTAAATTTCAAACCAAATAAATCAAAATTTTTAATAGATTTTTTAAACTTAGACAAAGATGAATATCTTGAAAATTGTTTCCGACTTGAAAATTTTATCGACTAA
- a CDS encoding tetratricopeptide repeat protein: MKKFLQRILWISLISFYFLQIKKVQAIVPYYYYPTIKNLEKQSLYIGKNAYQLLYFGQYEDSLSLAKLSVKINSKDEKLWLILAEAQIASKQYKNALNSLNKAEQLNANISEIYFTKSNIYLKTSQQKKAKNALEKGIKIEPNNHKAIFQLGNIFLIEKNYLGAIKLFEKSIKIKPDFWQAINNQGLAYFEKNNINLSIKLFKSAIAIQENAEPLLGLASCVRDNDTKLAIKLAKKALAKDPRYVNYDYRKEQLWGEKLQSSTEILLQNEQLKKDVILAKSKITESS; encoded by the coding sequence ATGAAAAAGTTTTTACAAAGAATACTCTGGATCTCCTTAATCAGTTTTTACTTTTTACAAATAAAAAAAGTTCAAGCAATTGTTCCTTATTATTATTACCCAACAATAAAAAATTTAGAAAAGCAAAGTTTATATATTGGTAAAAATGCATATCAACTTCTTTATTTTGGACAATATGAAGATAGCCTTAGCTTAGCTAAATTATCTGTGAAAATAAATTCAAAAGATGAAAAGCTTTGGTTAATTTTAGCTGAAGCACAAATAGCTAGCAAACAATACAAAAACGCATTAAATTCTCTAAATAAAGCAGAGCAGCTAAACGCAAATATTAGCGAAATATATTTTACTAAAAGTAATATATACTTAAAAACATCACAACAAAAAAAGGCAAAGAATGCTTTAGAAAAAGGAATAAAGATAGAACCTAATAACCACAAAGCTATTTTTCAATTAGGAAATATTTTTTTAATAGAAAAAAATTACTTGGGAGCTATCAAATTGTTTGAAAAATCTATCAAAATTAAACCTGATTTCTGGCAAGCAATTAATAATCAAGGTTTAGCTTATTTTGAGAAAAACAATATAAATCTATCAATCAAACTTTTTAAAAGTGCAATCGCAATTCAGGAAAATGCTGAACCATTGCTAGGACTGGCCTCATGCGTTAGGGATAATGATACTAAGTTAGCAATTAAGCTAGCAAAAAAAGCTTTGGCTAAAGATCCTAGATACGTCAATTATGATTATAGAAAAGAACAGTTGTGGGGAGAGAAATTACAATCCTCTACAGAAATTCTTTTACAAAATGAACAGCTTAAAAAAGATGTAATACTAGCAAAATCCAAAATAACTGAATCATCTTAA
- the queG gene encoding tRNA epoxyqueuosine(34) reductase QueG: MINRIQDKKEISKKLKERAIFEGFTIAGIASIPGSSRIKLRNNALERWLSNNYHAEMKWMEAERRRNIGSLFEEAKSVLSVGYTYINSQNNNNNFLKVAKFGQGEDYHKVIHKKLKNIGKWINKEIPDCKWKICVDTSPLLEKAWAEEAGIGWIGKNSNLISKNNGSWFTLGFMILTKDLISDKPHQSLCGKCDLCIEHCPTKAIVEPFVIQSDLCIAYHTIESRGKTIPKKIEKNLDGWVAGCDICQDVCPWNKSVPFNNNCETTPKEWITNLNIDALTWDDETWKENLQGTTLKRIKPWMWKRNIQANLKNNETNI, from the coding sequence ATGATTAATAGGATTCAAGACAAAAAAGAAATTAGTAAAAAGTTAAAAGAAAGAGCTATTTTTGAAGGTTTTACAATTGCTGGAATAGCTTCAATACCAGGTAGTTCGCGTATAAAATTAAGAAATAATGCATTAGAAAGATGGTTATCAAATAATTACCATGCAGAAATGAAATGGATGGAAGCAGAAAGGAGAAGAAATATAGGCTCACTTTTTGAAGAGGCAAAAAGTGTTTTAAGCGTTGGATATACTTACATTAATTCACAAAACAACAATAATAATTTTCTCAAGGTAGCTAAATTTGGCCAAGGAGAGGATTATCATAAAGTGATTCACAAAAAATTAAAGAATATTGGTAAATGGATCAACAAAGAAATTCCTGATTGCAAATGGAAAATATGTGTTGATACCTCTCCGCTTCTTGAAAAAGCATGGGCTGAGGAGGCAGGGATTGGTTGGATAGGTAAAAATAGTAATTTAATAAGCAAAAACAACGGTTCTTGGTTTACTTTAGGATTTATGATTCTCACAAAAGATTTAATATCAGATAAACCTCATCAATCGCTTTGTGGGAAATGTGATTTGTGCATTGAACATTGTCCCACAAAGGCAATAGTAGAACCGTTTGTAATACAATCGGATCTATGCATTGCATATCACACAATAGAGAGCAGAGGCAAAACTATTCCAAAGAAAATAGAAAAAAACTTAGATGGATGGGTCGCTGGTTGTGATATTTGTCAAGATGTATGCCCATGGAATAAATCAGTGCCATTCAACAATAATTGTGAAACCACACCTAAAGAATGGATTACAAATCTTAATATTGATGCCCTAACTTGGGACGATGAAACTTGGAAAGAAAATCTTCAAGGCACTACATTAAAAAGAATTAAACCATGGATGTGGAAAAGAAACATACAAGCAAATCTAAAAAATAACGAAACTAATATATGA
- a CDS encoding DUF502 domain-containing protein, whose amino-acid sequence MVESNQNQDSNLGSRLQQDLKNDLIAGLLVVIPLATTIWLSSLVSKFVLTLVTSVPKQLNPFITLNPLLQDLINLTLGLTVPLLAILLIGLMARNFVGRWLLEFGEGTLSKIPVAGAVYKTLKQLLETFLSNKSNRFRRVVLVEYPREGLYSVGFVTGDVGPSLQPELAEKLLSVFIPTAPNPTTGWYTLVPESSVKDLDISVEDAFRTIISAGIVNPDEKNNTTNPTFSKLFSQLRASTNTSS is encoded by the coding sequence TTGGTTGAATCTAATCAAAATCAAGATTCCAATTTAGGATCTAGGCTTCAACAAGACCTAAAAAATGATCTTATTGCTGGGTTGTTAGTCGTAATACCCTTGGCAACAACAATCTGGCTTTCATCATTAGTTAGTAAATTTGTTTTAACATTAGTTACTTCAGTTCCAAAGCAACTAAATCCTTTTATTACTTTAAATCCTTTATTACAAGATTTAATTAATCTTACTTTAGGTTTAACTGTCCCTTTACTTGCTATCTTGCTTATAGGCTTAATGGCGAGAAATTTCGTTGGAAGATGGTTATTAGAATTTGGGGAAGGTACTTTATCAAAAATCCCAGTTGCTGGAGCGGTTTATAAAACCCTTAAACAATTGCTAGAAACTTTTTTAAGCAATAAATCTAATAGATTTAGAAGAGTTGTTTTGGTTGAATATCCTCGTGAGGGACTATATAGTGTAGGCTTTGTAACTGGAGATGTAGGTCCTTCTCTACAGCCAGAATTAGCAGAAAAGTTACTTAGTGTTTTTATACCTACTGCACCAAACCCAACTACTGGGTGGTATACACTCGTTCCAGAGTCATCTGTAAAAGATTTGGATATTTCTGTTGAAGATGCTTTTAGAACAATAATTTCTGCTGGGATAGTTAATCCAGATGAGAAGAATAATACTACAAATCCAACATTTTCAAAATTGTTTTCTCAATTACGAGCTTCCACTAATACTTCTTCTTAA